atgggttggatttacccatttgctcacccctaatatatatatatatatatatatatatatatatatatatatatatatatatatatatataataaaataattattataaataaaatatatgacattttaaatttaaggatatatattgatatataataataacataatttttatgaataaaatatacgTTAGTTACTGTCCCAAAAATATTTCCAAACTGGGGTCAAGGAAAGGTGGGCTTCGAATTTTAAAGTTCATAATACTACATAGAATAGACTATTGATCTAATCGCAggcaatttaaaattattattaaaattttgtatatcaAAAAATTTGATTTGTATTAAAATGTTGTATATCAAAAAATTTGACAACGGAAAATAAACTcgttgttatttatatataattaattattattttattaattaattagtactCTCAAGAATTTTATTTCAGAAGTAGCGACGGTAATTCAATTTTATCGCTAAACATCGTtgctattatttttttactagtatttaaaattttttgaattttgatttaattttcaaaaactgttttaatgtttgaatattattcttattttagtTAAGTTCAattatattcatcattttagaattaatgttctcatttaaaaaatcctaaaatttgacctataaatatcattattacatatgtatattatttataaaaagtaataCTACATGCCAACAATTGGTTTCTggcttatttttgttttaaaatattaattcaaaacttgttttatttatttcctaattattaactaattccAAATTATTTCTCTAATTATGCAGTTAATCTAAAATCTTTTAGATATTTCCTAATTATGCAGTTATTCCAAAATCTTCCAAAACAAAATCTTCCAAAAAATTAGgaatatgcaaccaaccaattAGGAAACAATTTTAATTCCTAAAGTAAACTACAAATACACACTTTAGGGTAATTTCAAAAAAACAGAATCCATCTATTTCAATTGTATTCATTTCTCAAAACTTCGTAGAACACTCCTATATCATCAGCAATTGAAATTTGAAGAATTCAAACTGCCCATCGACCAACAAGTAGATCTCAGTTGTCCTTCATCATGTAAGCCTTTTTCTGTTttgctttcttcttttcataAGTGATCATGTTTTTGTTTGTCTAAATGAGGTTTGCATTCAATTACATTATCTCTAATTACTCATTTGAATACTGTAAcagataaaatagataaaaattattgttgtcACGATatcatcataatatatataataaatttgaattaattatctCTAATTTGATTTGGTTGTTTGAAGTTTGTGAGTTCAATTCATCTTTTCTAATTAAGGTATTTTGGGTGAATTAGTTTTTGGAAAAGATGGACGCATCAGTACTAGAGAAGCAATATGACGTTACGAAGGCAATATCTACTGCTAAACCAACTAAGGCTGATTTACGTAGAACTGCAGAATTAGAAAAGTTCTTGGAAGATGCGGGACTTTACGAAGGCAAGTCGGAAACTTCTAAGAGAAAAGAGGTCATTGATCGTATCAAGGAGATAACAAAAGTTTGGGTGAAACAACTGACACTTCTAAGAGGCTATACAGAACAAATGGTGGAGGATGCAAATGCCTTAATATTTACCTTTGGCTCTTATGGACTTGGGGTACATGGTCCTGGAGCTGATATGGACACTTTATGTATAGGGCCTTCATATATCAATCGCGATGAAGATTTTTTCGTTATACTACATGGAATGTTGGAAGAGTTGGTAGAAGTGACCGATTTGCAGCCCATTCCTAATGCTCATGTTCCAGTTATGAAATTCAAGTTTGATGGGATATCAATTGATCTTCTTTATGCTAGTATATCTCTTTTGGTTGTCCCGGAAGATCTGAATATATGTGATGTGTCAGTCCTATACAATGTTGATGAGCCAACTGTTCGAAGTCTTAATGGATGTAGAGTTGCAGATAAAATTCTTAAGCTTGTTCCAAATGTGGAGCATTTTCGTACAACGTTACGCTGTTTAAAGTTTTGGGCTAAATGTCGTGGTATTTATTCAAATGTCACCGGTTTTCTTGGAGGGGTGAACTGGGCTCTCCTTGTTGCCCGAGTTTGTCAGCTCTTTCCGAATGCTGCACCCAACATGTTAGTTTCACGTTTTTTCAGGATGTATACACAGTGGCATTGGCCAAATCCTGTCATGTTATGTGAAATTGAACAAGAGGAATTGGGTTTTTCTTTTTGGGACCCTCGTAAGAATCCTCGTGATAGAACTCATCATATGCCAATCATAACTCCGGCTTATCCTTGCATGAATTCTAGCTACAACGTTTCAATGAGCACCCTTAGGGTCATGATGGAGCAGTTCCAGTTTGGCAACAAGATATGCGAGGGAATTGAGATGAACAAGGGATTAAAATGGAAAGATTTGTTTGAGCCGTATTTGTTCTTTGAAAGTTATAGAAACTATCTACAGGTTGACATAGTTGCTGCTGATAATGGAGATTTACTTGGTTGGAGAGGTTGGGTTGAGTCCCGGCTGAGACAACTGACTCTGAAGATAGAACGAGATACCTTTGGAAAACTGCAGTGCCATCCTTATTCTAACGTGTATCTGGATCCATCTAAGAGTTGTTCtcattcttcattttttatGGGTCTGCAAAGAAAGCAAGGGGAAATAGTCCAAGAAGGTCAGCAATTTGATATTCGTGGAGCTGTTGATGAGTTCAAGCATGCGGTCAGTATGTACATGTGGTGGATGCCGGGGATGGATATCTCTGTTTCTCATATTC
This is a stretch of genomic DNA from Impatiens glandulifera chromosome 4, dImpGla2.1, whole genome shotgun sequence. It encodes these proteins:
- the LOC124934854 gene encoding nuclear poly(A) polymerase 4-like, producing the protein MVEDANALIFTFGSYGLGVHGPGADMDTLCIGPSYINRDEDFFVILHGMLEELVEVTDLQPIPNAHVPVMKFKFDGISIDLLYASISLLVVPEDLNICDVSVLYNVDEPTVRSLNGCRVADKILKLVPNVEHFRTTLRCLKFWAKCRGIYSNVTGFLGGVNWALLVARVCQLFPNAAPNMLVSRFFRMYTQWHWPNPVMLCEIEQEELGFSFWDPRKNPRDRTHHMPIITPAYPCMNSSYNVSMSTLRVMMEQFQFGNKICEGIEMNKGLKWKDLFEPYLFFESYRNYLQVDIVAADNGDLLGWRGWVESRLRQLTLKIERDTFGKLQCHPYSNVYLDPSKSCSHSSFFMGLQRKQGEIVQEGQQFDIRGAVDEFKHAVSMYMWWMPGMDISVSHIRRNQIPLYVFTTNKIRPKSQQEGLCMKRKVDQIDHQESLKKRISSRLESSITNSSMGLMHQEKRSSFMLLMV